TGTTGACATCTAGTTGATGTACCAACCACCCTTGTGCAGTGACAACGGATAGTAAGATTAGAAGAGTGCTCATCTTGACAACTGGGCCGAAGGTTTTAAAATAATCCACTCTAGCAGTTTGAGTGAATTCTTGAGCAACTAGTTTGGCTTTGTGTCTATCTATACTCCCATCAGGATTCAATTTGAGTTCGAACACCCATTTACATCCACCGATCTCTTTCCATTGGGCAGTGTGGTAAGTGACCAAGTTTGATTTTTCTGTAAGGCAGCCAGCTCCATATTAATTGCATCCTGCCAATTCTTGTTATTGATAGCCTCAGCATAAGATCTAGGTTCTATGTGTTTAGGCTGTAATGTGAGAGTGATAGACGACTCAGACAAAGAAATGGTAGGGAGTTGACTGGGTATTTAGGACTTAAAAAACAAAATGGttgaattttcaaaataatattgTGTCAATTGTTGAAAATTATCAATTGTATCAGTaaagtttgattcaaagaagttatGTGAAAAATTCAAGTCATTGTTGTGCAACTTATATGAGATAGTCATGCATTGAAAGTCCTCTAGGTATGCAGGTTTCCTCTTTTCCCTTAATGATCTTCTAATATCTTTTAATATAAGGTTGTGATGTGtgtgcattattgttgttgtgacATGATGCATGTGATGATGCAGATGCATGTTTATTGGGTATATCATGCAGTGTAGGTGCaatattggtgttaaaatttgATTAGGTGAATGATGATTCATCGGGTATATTACTAGTAGTGTAGAAAGGATCATCAAATATAATGAGTTTATGCATATGAGATGGTTGAGTGATGTCTGTGGAAGTGTTTAATTTGGCATTATGCATAGAATCTTGTAATACAAATGGTAGaacattttcataaaaaaaaatacatttctAGATAAGAAGATGTCGCTATTACTCAAATAATACAAGATATACTCCTTTGCACTCTTTAACACCTAAATGCACACATTTTCTAGCTCATTTATCCAATTTGGTTCTGTAATTCACTAAAGTAGAAGCATACACTAAGCAACCAAACTCCTTTAAGTAGCTGATATCagataatttttctttcaagcaTTTATAGGGCGAGGCATCTTGCAACAATTTGCTAGGAATTATGTTAATAATATGCACTGAATATGCAATTGCATAGTTCCAAAATCTCTTAGGCATGTTGGAGTGAAACATCAATGCcttaataatttttagtatgtgttGATGTTTCCTTTCAACAATatcattttgttgaggagtctcAACacatgttgtttgatgaataattGCTTTTGATGCATAAAAAGTTGGCAATTATTCAGGTTCATTATCACTTCTGACCTTTTTAACCCttgttttaaattgattttcagttaAATTCACAAAATTCCTAACAAGTTCAGTAGCCttactcttattttttataaaatatactcAAATAAATCTAGTGTAATCATCAACTATggttaaaaaataccaaaaatcagaTATGGATGCAACATTGATAGGACCCCATAATCTATATATAAACAATATCAAATTTATTTGTGCTGTTTGTAGTGCTTGATACAAAAggaattcttttttgttttacatAGTGACATAAGTCACATGGCTTATTACAACTAAAAATCTTTAGATCAACATAATTCCTTCTTATTACATCCAATATGTGCATAAGTAATTGTCCTAATGTAAATGCTAGAGTGTAGAATGATCTCTGTGAGTTTGAATAATGTGTGTATGTGTGAATGCTGTGTGCAGTGTTGCTGGAGCATGTTCTAATGACTCAAAAGCATATAAATCCCTCCTTTGTTCAACTACATCAACAATCTTCAATATGTTCTTTTCCTGAATTTCATagtaattttcattaaaaatcattTGATAATGTGAATCTACTGTCAACTTTGACACAGATATCAGGTTGAATTTAAAACTGGGGATGAAGAACACATGTGAGAGGTACaaattgttagaaaatctaattgttcCTGCTACTGATGATATGGTGTTTGTGACATCAGACATGTTGATTAGTACTGGTTTAATGTGGTAAAGTTTGTAAAATAATTTGTGAGAAAATACAACATGATTAGTTGCACTTGAGTCAATAACCTAAAACTTTGGAGTAAAGGTTGACAAGGACATTATGTAAGATATACCTGGGTTTGATGGGAGAATGGTGGTGCTAAATCGGTTGACGCCATGCCTTGGCTGTGTGTCTTGTTGGCTAAGGAGTGCAAGCAATGCTTTCTTATGGTCTGCAGTGAGATTAAACTTAGACTTACCATCCACTTTCTTCTGGATGTTGTTGCTATTTCATCTTCACTCTCTTTAGCAACTAGATTGAAAGTTGAGGTCTAGTTTATCTTGAGATGAGGAGGGAATCCATATTTTCTATAGCAGACATCTACCAAGTGGTCACTCTTGCCACAGTATGTACACTGTTTCTGGCTTCTGTTACTCTTTTCATTGTTACTATGATTACCTTTTCCCCTCTTTCCTCTGCCTCTGCTTCTTGCATTGCCAGCCTCAATTCTTAAAGCTTCATTGTCAATTTTTTAACTCATAATGAAGAAACTATTATCAACTAGCTCATTCACATTCAGCTACCTCTCTTGTTGcagcaagaaagagaaaacatAATCTATTCTTGGAAAAGACTTCATCAACATGATTTATGATCGCACTGTTGAGTATTGATCACTCAATCCTCTCAAGAATCTAACCACTCTTGATTCTTCACTATAGCCTCTCATGATGCTCACAACTCACTTCACAGCTACACTCATCAACACATCTTGAACATGTTAGTATTAGACAATAGTTATCCAATTCTTCCCAAATTGTCTTCAATTTGGTGTAGTAGGATGTCACTGTTAAGTCACCTTGTCTGCTTGCAAATGCATCTTCTTCCAATTCAGCTATTCTTTATACATCTTTTTGGTAGTATCTGTCTTTCAACTCTTTCCACAGATTTTCGACTAAGTTAATTCACAAGACATTTTgtgcaatttcaaaatttaaggaGTAATTGATCAAATACACGATGTATGTGTTGCACCTTTTCCAAGCTTCAGACATCGAATCTTCCCTTGACGGCTTTAGAATTGAACCATCAATGAATCCAATTGTGTTCCTGGACTTTAATGCACTCCACATAATTCTTTCCCAACTTTGATAGTTGTTTGGTCCTAACACAATTGAAGTTTATGTCGCGCCTAGATGTAAAAAGTATGGATTGTTTCCTAGATCAAAATTTGGATTGGACTAATTTTGATTTGGTTGCATGAGGTTGAGTTGGTTGATCAAACTCACTAATTGTTGAATGTCAATTGTGGATGACACTGGTGGAGTTTCTGACACCATTTTCGTCTCTGATTCAAAAAATTATTCTTCAAATTTTCTTCATGAAATTCACTGATCGGAATACTGTTACCTTGTTCTGATCTTACAAACTAGATAATGCAGCTCTCATCAGACTCTATGGTGTGAGTCTCGATGGAAGAGAATAAAAGAATGAAGGAGAGAAGAACGATAGGAATAATGACGATCTAATTCTGAGAATTTGTGGTCAAGAACACTAGAGAAATCGATCAAAAAAATTGCAAGCAAATGAAAGAAAGATCTAGATCCAGATTCTTTTAAAGTTTTTTGATCTTTTACTTTACTGTTTTCTCTTTTACGCTCACCACACCATGTAAAATGAGGTGAATTTAGAGAgagtgcagtaaaaaaaaaacttcacGAACCTGAGAAATGTGACCAGAGCTTTTAAAATAATGTGTTCTTAGTCTTTAGAAACTTTATTTTCTTGACAAGTTCTCACAAGCAAATTAACAACTAGTCAGCTAACTCTTATAAttacaattaatttaattacctaaCTAATACAGTTACAATTACAATTAATTAACTATATTTTGCTATTAGACTTTAGCTTATGTAACACTATAAAATGCAGAATTGGTAATTTGACCAAAAAGTCACTATTACTAAAATAAATTGTTAACCTTAGTGGGAATATATAAAagccatttatttttatttgatcttcgactagttattttcaaaatttttttatctattatttttatattcataaagTAATGTATTTAGATGTAATTCATACTTAAATATACTGACTTATAGTTCATATAAATGTAGTAAAATTTTAGAATGATTAAATGCTAAAAAATGAATGATGATTAAGATTTATATGAAGAAAAATATGATGTTGTATGATTTGTAAGCGCGCATGAAATAAATAATGCCTGGACGCTCTCTCTAATATAGTATGCTATTTTGAATGCAATTAATGTTAATAAAATTAGTCTCACatcgaataaaataaaaaaataaaaaatttataaaatgaaaaatctattaaattaaacactttgaaattttaaattagatatagtatttttttaatttttagttttctcacttgacttttctGATCCTTTAAAATTTCATGACAGGAATaactgaaaaagtttacaaaACTAATTCAGTTCACTTAAACTATGCTTTTCTTTCTTGTTATTATATAATGTTTTGTAATCACATAATTAAATATGTATATAGTAGTTAGgcattaaaatattatatatataaaaaaattcaggTATTAAATTTAGTTTCATATATTTAAGTATATTTACatgtattattaaatatattttttaatctaaatacattctatatatatatatatctatacgTATGATTAAatgtatttagtttttttttcataaatattattggttaaaaattttcattttattaaattttattcttatttcttttatatatagaCAACTTGTTATTCTTATTTCTTTAATTATCATGTATAGCTGAAAAAATAATGGTATGGATATTTGTTTATCACTAAAACAGTAAAACTCGAAaccaaaataacaaaattaataaagGTTAGTATATAGCAACCCATTTTACAtgatttcgtttttttttacccCCGGGCGCTAAGATGAGTTTGATGTCAATCTGTTTTTTCCTCTGTTCTCAACAATATCTACTATTTTCATAATAGATTCTATCCGTAGCGACGCGCATGGCGTTGCTATAGCCAAAACTATAGAGAGACAAACAGGGAGGAACCACGAGAAGCGATATCCATGGCAAATGCACACGCattagaggaagaggaagaagaaggagagggaCACGAAGCGGTGGAGGAAATCCAACGCGTCATTGAATCGGTTGCGCAATTCGGACAGTATAGAAAGACACAGAGAAAAGAATGTCACAACTTGGTGCGGCGGTTCAAACTCATGCTGCCTATCGTGGAAGAGCTCCGAGATATTCCGGAGCCCTTCCACGAAAACGGCATCGTTTGGTTGAAGAAACTTAGGGATGCACTCTTGTTTGCCAAGGAACTCTTGAGGTTATGTAGCCAAGGAAGCAAAATTCTCCTTGTAAGAACCTTCTCTTATGacaacattaaaaaatataaaataaaaaaattaatacgaaATGTTCAAATATAAATTGGATAATGTAtatttgattgtttatttataatttggtttaatttgtGTTTAAGGCAATGGAGACGGaggcatatatgataaaatttcAAGGTGTTTATGAGAAATTGAGTCAAGCATTTGAAGATGTGCCTTGTGAGGAATTAGGAATCTCAGATGAAGTCAGAGAACAGGTAGGTCTGTTTTCAATTTTCTCATCTCCAAATTTAATCAATTTGTCGGATGATTACTTACATGAAAATGTCTGAACATAATAGTTGAGATGTATACACATATTATGTCAAacagtttaataaaataaatatatatcaaattatctCATAATTCTTAACTATCATCTTCGTATAATATTTTCATAGTGAATAATCAAGTGTTTCtgaaaataattaatgaatattttaTGAACAACCAccatgatttgcatagaaaaataattgGGAGTTCTATTATGCAGATTGAGCTAATGCACACTCAGCTCAAGCGGGCGAGGAGGAGGACGGATACACAGGACATGGAGCTTGCAATGGATATGATGGTGGTGTTATCCGGCGATGAGCAACGGAGCGCCGACAGTGCCATCATTGAGAGGCTAGCAAAGAAATTAGAGCTTCAAAGGGTTGAGGATCTTAAGATAGAAACCTTGGCGATCAAGCAACTGGCTGATGAAAGAAAAGGGCAACAAGTAGATAGCACCAAGAAAATAATTGGCCTCCTTAACAAGTTGAAGAGAATTGCTGGCATGGAAGAAACAAGTGTTCTTGATGATCCTGTCCTGCCTAGGGTGCTTGTGAAGAGCATATCTTTGGTTATTCCTCATGAGTTTCTTTGTCCTATAACCCTTGAAATCATGACAGATCCTGTTATTATTGCAAGTGGACaggtaataataaaaataaagtacttGCTTTTagttagaattatttttatatttaaattatttaatcttTCTCTAATTTAATAAGAAAAAGTGTTATATgaattcttaattttagcatattaacaaaggaagaaagaagaaagtaaaacaaaatatatttggATATGTGGAACTTAGTTCCCTTCTTCAGGTCGAGTAGCCTTAAACTTTAGAATagaaaaggacaaaaataatatatacatcAAATTATGAATTCATATTATGTTGAGTACTTGTATTAAAAATGGGTAAAATGGGAGATAACAATGACCCATAACAATAAAGTATTAGAAAGGGAAGATTGTTAGgattttcatttcaattaatggGTTAAATACTTAAGGttttttaattaactttttaATATAAATCTTCAATCTTTTAATCTTAGACATTGATTAGTTAACCCCTAGATGAAGATTCAGAGTAAAAACTACATTCTTTTGGTTGCTGTAAGTTCATATTCTTTTGTTGAATTCCATTTGacaattaagtacaaaacatAATATGGATGTTAATTGTATTAAGTACTAGTTGAAAAAATGAAATTTGATGCCTTTTCTACACATATATGATGCTAATAAAACTTTTGCTACCTTTTCTtatttgtttgtgtttttcttatcGATATGTTTCTCCACCAAAGACATATGAAAGGGAAAGCATAGTGAAATGGTTTGAATCCAAACATAATACCTGTCCAAAGACAAGGCAAACCCTTGATCACTTGCAACTAGCACCAAATTGTGCCTTAAAGAGCATAATTGAAGAATGGTGTGAGAAAAACCACTTCAAACTACCAAAGAAGTTCAAATCCTCAAGCCAAAACAATGGtccaattatcaacatacaagaAATCCCACCTTTGGTTGAAAGCCTATCATCAATTCATTTAGAAGAACAGAGAAGAGCGGTCGAGAAGATTCGAATGCTGTCGAAAGAAAGCCCCGAGAATCGGATATTGATTGCTGAGCATGGAGGAATACCACCATTGAtacaaatcttatcttatccgGATTCAAAGATTCAAGAACATGCTGTGACAGCATTGTTGAATCTTTCAATTGATGAGAAGAACAAGAGGCTAATATCAAAAGAAGGTGCTATTCCAGCaatcatagaagttttggagaaTGGTAGCATTGTTGCTAAGGAAAATTCAGCAGCATGTTTGTTTAGTCTCTCAATGCTTGATGAGAACAAAGAACTTGTGGGATTGTCAAATGGGATTCCACCATTGGTGAAACTTTTGAGGAATGGAACAGTTAGAGGGAAAAAAGATGCTATTACAGCACTTTTTAATTTGTCCCTTAACCATGCAAATAAAAGCAGGGCGATTAGTGCTGGTATTGTCGCACCTTTGCTTCAGTTGCTTAAGGACACAAAAACAAACATGATTGACGAGGCTCTATCCATTCTGTTACTGCTCTCCTCGATTTCCGAGGGGAGACAGGAGATTGGACAGCTGTCATTTATCGAGACACTTGTTGAGTTCATTAAGGATGGGACCCCCAAGAACAAGGAGTGTGCTGCTTCTGTGCTCCTGGAGTTGTGTACAAATAACTACTCTTATATACTTGCAGCACTTCAGTATGGAGTTTATGAGCATTTGATTCAGATCAAAGGGAGTGGAACAAATAGAGCACAGAGGAAAGCAAATGCTCTCTTAGATCTTATAAGTAGGAGTGAGCAAATTTAGTTTCATCTTTGCTTTCTCCATTATTGTAGGTTTTTTTCCCCTTTAATCATTGTAAAATTGTAAATTAACCAACTATTGCCACCTACTTTGATGTACAAAAATATACTTGTTTGATAGTTAAACTTTTCTCCTAAATTAGTTTAGGAAAATTATATTGTAAATTAAAGGATTATGTGCATATAAGTATATTTGTAAAGTATTATGTTGTTATTCATGAATGATTAGGAGGCTTATGTTACGTCTTAATGTTGTTCTTCTTTCTAGTATACTGTTATATTATTGTTGAgagaaaattatatattgaagCTATGTTGTATTGTTGTTGaggtatttatataattatatgtaaGTAAGTAATTCTAGACGAATTAATTGTGGGATTTAAAATTACATTATCTTACAGATGCATTCTCTTGTTAATTATAAGGGCTATATTTTGGTTTCTGCATTCTTCTAGGCAAAATTTGTTGTGTGTTTGTGGCTAAGGCATTATCTTACACTTTGAATTCTGGCGATACTTGTAACCATGGTATGTAACAAATCATTTGATTCTTTCATGTCAATCAAAGCAAGAACATACTTCCGGAGGATTTCATGTCGATTAACACTCAAAGGATCGGTCTATTCGCTTGGTACATGCATCATTTGTGGTTTCTTGTTCCACAAGTCTCATTAGCTTTGTTGATTTTGTACAGAAACCTTGGCCTTGcttcaattgcaagagaaatgTCAAGGTAAGTTGATGGAGTCAAAAGATACAAGAATGAAGAGAACCTCGGAAGCTCTTAGAAATATGAAGATTCACAAACTACAAGGATGGAAAATGAAGTTTGTTGTGACGATAATGAACTCAGGAAAACTCGTTAAAAAGATTCATTTATACTTCTACCATGACCACATTTCTTTATTCCATTGCCTTAAcattcatatttgtgtttttagtGATCCTTGTCTTTGTGGAAAATTTAGTGTTTCTTGATtgaaattatctttctaaaataaaaaattctatctATCTTGATCTTGTTCGTGAATTTTATGCCAACGTAACCTATCATAAGGAAAACATTCATTCTTATATAAAAGGCCGTGAGTTAAATCTAAATAGTGAAACCATTAGTGATACCCTAGGATATTCTGATGTGAGTATTTGTGCTTATACCTTTGAAAAATGGGATGAAGGCTTGGATATTTCATATCAAGATGTTTTAGCCTATGTTTGTGAAAATATATCTCTCATTGATGGTCTCACTCCAAATCATAAGGTTCTAGGTTCCCTCTATGCTCAACTTCCCCGCATTGTGAATCACATCATCCTGTTTTAAAGCGGTTCTTATCAAAGAGTTTCTTTTTGTGACACATTAGTATTATATGCTATCATTACAAAAACTGAGATTTTATTTGCTTATCTAATTATGGGCACATGTATGATTGCATAAAGAGTGATAAAAATGTGTCTCTTCTTTCCAGCATATTTTTAACTTGTATTTTTAAATCATTTGGTCTTGATCTGACCAATAAGACATTTGAAAATAAAAACTCTTACCTAAAAGGGAGTAGTGCCATGAAACAGCAAACGAAAAAATCTACAAGAACTAAAAAAAGTGATACTTGATGATGATAAAGATGAACTTGATGACCTCCTTCCTCATTCAACCCTGGAACATCTGCCTCTATTGAATACAAATCACTCCTTTGTGAAATTGTTAAAAATGTTTTGCAAGAGTTTGTGAATCTAACCAACCATCTCATATCAACCAGCAAAGAAGAAAGGAAGCTTGCGGTCAGAAATAAAAATGCATTGAAAAAATCTAATGATAGAGTGGCAATCCTTCTAAAATATGTGGACAATATATATGAGGATGAAACAATGGCCACATATCAAGAAAAATTTCTGGACTTCGAAGAGGATAGTTCGGATGCATAAAATTGTCTCTTGAAGAAGATTTTTAGTGCTATTGAACTTAGTTCTTTGCAACTTTTTAGTATTCGACATTGTCTTTATGGTTCTCTGGATGATTATACAACTTTAATTTGCACCTGTTTTCGCTTAATTTTTATGGTTTTTGAAGTTTAACATCATTTTCTGCAAATTTGACTTGAATACTAATTCTTCCTTTAATAATAAAAGGGGAGTAATATTTTGGGTGGACAGTTTTTATGGCTGTTTTGTGTTATAATTATTTTGCTGTTTTGGTGTTAAGTCTGGTTGGTATATGCTATTTAAAAGGCTGTCTTGGTGTTGTTGTTTAAATAGCTTTGGGCAAGAAAAATGTGATTGAATTGTTGTTTTAAATTGTGATTGGGCAAACatatattttgtataaatttaggggttttttGATACTCTCTTGCTTGGGATGCTGAATTATTACTTACATTTTTGCCAAACAAGATAATATTCTTGCATCATTGGCTTGTTTTGTATAGATATGCTTTATGTGTACAAACAGGGAGTTGCAGAAAAGCATATATTCAGGGGGCAGCAATCCTTATAAAAGAAAAGGGAGCTAATcatcaaagaaaatatttttatccaAAGATTATAATtccatttctttcattttttttgtttaattgatGTTTGTCCAATAAGGAGATTATTGAATTTAGAAATAAATAACAATATTTTGATGATGACAAACGTAATACAACTTGGATTAATAGCCCAAGTGAATTTGATACTTGTATTAAGTGATGCAGGCTCATGTTAGTGTGAAGCCCAATAAAAAAACCAAAGTAACTCTCAAGGTTGCTGAATGGAAATTGAAACCACAACCCAGCCCATTACTATTCAAACAAAGGAAAACAATCTTCAGCTGGGATATAAGGTGTTTTCAGGCATTGCACAAAGAACAAAGaggaaatcaatttttttctctaACACCAAAGAGGAAGAATGTGAATGCTAATAAAACAAGCTAAtgttaaatcaaaataaataaaaacaagaaaaaaatttaaaggtAATTTATTTCCACTTGCATGCAAGTTAATTGtttgtcatttttttctttcctttacaCTATTATTTTGGGTAATAAGAATCATTTTTTTCTATTGTGAATGAGTGAACTAATGATTAATATTATTTTGGAGTCAAAGTACAAGATTAAGAGTTCGGATTTAGGAATCTTACTGAGCAAGCAAGTTGCTGCTGCACACATCTCCTCTATCAATATTTTAATCAATCTCAGATTCTTAATTTTATGGTctaaatgaagaaaaagaaaaaggagttaCAACTAGTTCAAGACTCAGGGAGCTAATTTTGGTAAGCAAACTCTAATTGTGGAGATAGagaatacaaaaagaaaaatcaattctGAGTGAAAGACCAAAGAGAAAGAATAAGAGTTTTGAGTTTTCATTGAAAGTTTCTCTGTGATAGTTCAACGTGTTGGAcagtatttttatatcaaaaaaatattcTGCCAACATTAAAAGCTTCATTAGAGAGTGATGAATCCGATTTATACTATAGCTTCAAAGTTATGAGAAAAAGCTATTgaaaaaaaagacaaagagagAAACTTAGAGTGAAAAGTCAAGAttgatttcagattttttttggAGGTATTTCTGTCTTGTATCTCATGTATCCCTTGTTAATttgggtaagcacttagtgtGTTGAGTTTAGGTAGTTagataaccaagtcaagtttatGTTGAAGCTTGAGTTGCCTCTGATAGGATTAGATTGAGTCATTGGAAattagtgtatgtaatacttgaaaagatagtgaaaatttcacTGTTGTGATAGAGATTGGATATAGATTGCATTGTACTAGGCAACTGAATCAGGATAAATGGTTGTGTCATCTTCTTCTCTCTTGCCTGATTCTATTTTTCACGATTtataagacaaaataaaattatttcttgCATAATTCATTTCGCAGATAACATAAAAAACAAAGTTTAAAGATCTGGTCTGAAACTTAataattaagttttaaattttttttaaaaaattattattggaCTTTTCATATAGAATAtgagtataaaaaattaaattttaattagtcaatattaattaattttttatcataaaattattttttatctcttattttttttagaagatttagaaattaaaattaggattgtgaatttaaaaaatttaatatttaaaattttaaattgagaatttgaaacttaaaataaaaaatattttttgatattaacaataaaaattaactgCATGATTAATTAAACTCtttctattatatattttggataattaatTTTGTTGGCCTGATATGAATCATGCATGAGTGGATATTCCCTCTCTCCGTTTCTTTCTACTAACAAGTGAACGCATACTTTTCAATTCATGAGTTTTATAAAAGCCTCATTTCtcccttttattttttaataaagaataaataaaatcgCTTTGTTTACGCTGGCCTTATTATCATCATAGCGCTAATTACCTTTTGGACATGAACGCAAATCCAATAAATTATCATAATAATATAGGGTGGTCCGAGTAGAGTCACATGAATATTGGAGAGATAAAAAGATCGAATAGACTGTCAAGGAAGATTCTGTGCTTCcttttagataatattttttaataatgaataataataaaaagtgttTATTTATAAGCTACCAAAGGACTAGATTATAAGCTACCAAACTTAGAACTCAAAACCTGGTCCACCAGTTGAATTGTGTCggaacgatgatgatgatgatgatgatgatgatgatgatgatgatgatgatgcaactTGAAAGTA
The sequence above is drawn from the Arachis hypogaea cultivar Tifrunner chromosome 4, arahy.Tifrunner.gnm2.J5K5, whole genome shotgun sequence genome and encodes:
- the LOC112797514 gene encoding U-box domain-containing protein 15, coding for MANAHALEEEEEEGEGHEAVEEIQRVIESVAQFGQYRKTQRKECHNLVRRFKLMLPIVEELRDIPEPFHENGIVWLKKLRDALLFAKELLRLCSQGSKILLAMETEAYMIKFQGVYEKLSQAFEDVPCEELGISDEVREQIELMHTQLKRARRRTDTQDMELAMDMMVVLSGDEQRSADSAIIERLAKKLELQRVEDLKIETLAIKQLADERKGQQVDSTKKIIGLLNKLKRIAGMEETSVLDDPVLPRVLVKSISLVIPHEFLCPITLEIMTDPVIIASGQTYERESIVKWFESKHNTCPKTRQTLDHLQLAPNCALKSIIEEWCEKNHFKLPKKFKSSSQNNGPIINIQEIPPLVESLSSIHLEEQRRAVEKIRMLSKESPENRILIAEHGGIPPLIQILSYPDSKIQEHAVTALLNLSIDEKNKRLISKEGAIPAIIEVLENGSIVAKENSAACLFSLSMLDENKELVGLSNGIPPLVKLLRNGTVRGKKDAITALFNLSLNHANKSRAISAGIVAPLLQLLKDTKTNMIDEALSILLLLSSISEGRQEIGQLSFIETLVEFIKDGTPKNKECAASVLLELCTNNYSYILAALQYGVYEHLIQIKGSGTNRAQRKANALLDLISRSEQI